A DNA window from Legionella sp. MW5194 contains the following coding sequences:
- the lspD gene encoding secretin N-terminal domain-containing protein — MRKILSLILVSLGLACAYATTVAIKNIAIDGRPAYELNAGHFSNENSALQLKLQLSSTLKQPVTIEHDKSQNVYVVKIGPIEEYSVAQNIKQLLNHETSATGTNAPPPQAPQLTPGEEERGEKKLWNLRNADIRAVIAEVSRVTGKNFIIDPRVQGKISIVSSTPMSNNELYQVFLSVLQVSGYAAIPSGDVIKIIPNIDAKTVSSDLLSQMRHPPRGDDMMVVVVPVRYVPAEQLVPVLRPLMPQWSSISAYAPSNMLILSGRASNIKSLANIIKQVDSSSANDIDMVRLRHALAMDVAATLKDLIKSQPGSGHAQTMIAADDRSNAILISGSRTERIKLRLLIAGLDRQSPNGTNSNTQVVYLNYLRAEDLVPILAGIAQANFSGNVGTTIGTITRPELDSTNPASNLVNNSSSGGYGGNSSGMTQPAQPPAANPAATPNTTGASTQSEGSTKPTVQIIAEPNTNSIILNAPASLIRILKGVIRQLDIRPAQLLIEALVAEVDASDVNSLGIEWGTNQQTGDPGDFRPGFAIINNQTTIDDFQAQIYALARKRKANILSTPSVVVLDNRQAKILVGRQVSVASTTYPNNAGGTTTASPYVTFDRVNVALHLYVRPQITRGEGIQLQIDQGNDTVDPASTLDTTNPVFKISSIVTSVHVESGDIVVLGGLTQDSLGNDDNRLPILGDIPGIGRLFQHNIRNREKRVLMVFIRPIILATEADAVHLSGGKYNDLRQSQLDFLRSQETYHKHDDETVLPPLKSADLPRPFQNRLVQRSTTIVTTK, encoded by the coding sequence ATGCGTAAGATTTTATCATTAATCCTGGTTTCTCTTGGTTTGGCCTGTGCTTATGCGACAACAGTTGCTATCAAAAACATTGCAATTGATGGACGACCTGCCTATGAGCTCAATGCCGGGCATTTTAGCAATGAAAACAGCGCCCTTCAGTTGAAACTCCAATTGTCTTCCACACTGAAACAACCGGTAACCATCGAGCATGACAAAAGTCAAAACGTCTATGTCGTTAAAATTGGTCCGATTGAAGAGTACAGCGTGGCTCAAAACATCAAGCAGTTGTTAAATCACGAGACCTCGGCAACCGGGACTAACGCCCCGCCACCCCAGGCACCGCAACTGACGCCGGGTGAGGAAGAACGCGGTGAAAAAAAATTATGGAATCTTCGCAATGCTGACATCCGTGCGGTCATTGCCGAGGTGTCCCGCGTCACCGGTAAAAATTTTATCATTGATCCACGTGTTCAGGGAAAAATTTCCATTGTCTCCTCAACGCCGATGTCCAATAACGAACTCTATCAGGTGTTTCTGTCCGTGCTGCAGGTCTCAGGTTACGCAGCCATTCCCAGCGGCGACGTCATCAAGATTATCCCCAACATCGATGCCAAGACCGTCTCTTCTGATTTATTAAGCCAGATGCGCCATCCGCCGCGGGGCGATGACATGATGGTAGTCGTCGTGCCCGTGCGTTATGTCCCCGCCGAGCAACTGGTGCCTGTGTTGCGTCCCCTGATGCCGCAATGGAGCAGCATTTCTGCCTATGCACCGTCCAACATGCTGATTCTTTCGGGGCGGGCAAGCAACATTAAAAGTCTCGCCAATATTATCAAACAGGTCGACAGCTCGTCAGCCAACGACATTGACATGGTCAGACTGCGGCATGCTTTAGCCATGGATGTTGCAGCGACCCTTAAGGATCTAATCAAATCACAACCCGGCAGTGGCCATGCCCAAACCATGATTGCCGCCGATGATCGCAGCAATGCCATCTTAATCAGCGGCAGCCGTACCGAACGCATTAAGCTGCGTCTGCTGATTGCCGGCCTCGATCGGCAAAGCCCTAACGGCACGAACAGCAATACTCAGGTTGTTTATTTAAATTATTTGCGAGCGGAAGATCTGGTTCCTATCCTCGCAGGCATAGCTCAGGCGAATTTCAGCGGCAATGTTGGCACAACCATCGGCACAATTACGCGCCCTGAACTGGACAGCACCAATCCAGCCTCTAACCTGGTGAACAATTCATCCTCCGGGGGTTATGGCGGCAACAGCAGCGGCATGACGCAACCAGCTCAACCGCCGGCGGCTAATCCGGCAGCAACGCCCAATACCACTGGCGCCAGCACGCAGAGTGAGGGGTCGACTAAACCCACGGTGCAGATTATTGCCGAACCGAATACCAACTCCATCATTCTCAATGCGCCGGCAAGTTTAATCCGCATCCTAAAAGGTGTCATTCGTCAATTGGATATTCGCCCGGCACAATTGCTGATTGAAGCATTGGTGGCCGAAGTGGATGCCAGTGACGTCAACAGTCTCGGTATTGAATGGGGAACCAATCAGCAAACCGGCGATCCGGGTGATTTTCGCCCAGGGTTTGCCATCATTAATAATCAGACTACCATTGATGACTTTCAAGCCCAGATTTATGCCTTGGCACGCAAGCGCAAGGCCAACATTCTGTCCACGCCGTCCGTCGTTGTTTTGGATAATCGCCAGGCTAAAATTTTAGTCGGTAGACAGGTGTCCGTGGCCTCCACCACCTACCCCAACAATGCCGGCGGCACCACAACGGCGAGCCCCTATGTCACCTTTGACCGGGTGAATGTCGCCCTGCACCTGTATGTTCGTCCGCAAATCACACGCGGTGAGGGTATTCAGTTGCAAATTGATCAGGGCAACGACACCGTGGATCCAGCCAGCACGCTGGATACAACCAACCCGGTCTTTAAAATCAGCAGCATTGTCACCTCGGTTCATGTGGAAAGCGGCGACATTGTGGTGCTCGGCGGTTTAACTCAGGACAGTCTGGGTAATGATGATAACCGTCTGCCGATATTGGGTGATATTCCAGGCATTGGCCGTCTTTTCCAGCACAATATCCGCAACCGTGAAAAGCGCGTGCTCATGGTCTTTATCCGTCCTATCATTCTAGCAACGGAAGCGGATGCGGTGCATTTAAGCGGCGGCAAGTACAATGACTTACGGCAGTCGCAGCTCGACTTCCTCCGCTCTCAGGAAACGTATCACAAACATGATGATGAAACCGTGTTGCCACCCCTGAAATCGGCGGATTTGCCGCGACCATTCCAAAATCGCCTGGTGCAACGCAGCACAACGATAGTCACGACGAAATAG
- the lspE gene encoding GspE family T2SS ATPase variant LspE, with protein sequence MNEPENIKRLPYGFAKSHGLVAVANGEETLLYHLPNLSLTALAEAKRLLQQKLTLKEVSEHEFQQHLAQCYQSQSSVLDAAIDMEGDFDLSQFADQLSNSEDLLDNKDDAPIIRLINALFTQAIKQKASDIHIETYENRVIARNRIDGVLHEVLEIQRAIAPLLISRVKVMAKLDIAEKRIPQDGRIALRIGGHNIDVRVSTLPSNYGERIVLRILDKQAAQLDLNLLGMPESTLSLIRRMIAEPHGIILLTGPTGSGKTTSLYAMLTELNEVSRNILTIEDPIEYDLPGIGQTQVNTKVEMTFAKGLRAILRQDPDVVMIGEIRDLETAEIAVQASLTGHLVLSTLHTNSALGAITRLRDMGVESFLLSSSLVGLIAQRLVRKLCSFCKVPHVLRDDELELMNLPKQSEKITVYEPKGCTECNNLGYRGRTGIYELIEIDETLRRMIHRDENLQVLEDYLRPNHPSIRQDGFKRVLGGDTSLAEILRVTSQH encoded by the coding sequence ATGAACGAGCCTGAAAACATCAAGCGATTACCCTATGGCTTTGCCAAAAGCCACGGGCTGGTTGCTGTCGCCAACGGCGAGGAGACGCTGCTTTACCACCTCCCCAATTTGTCGCTGACAGCGCTGGCTGAAGCGAAACGCCTGTTGCAACAGAAGTTGACGCTTAAGGAAGTCAGCGAACATGAATTCCAACAGCATCTGGCGCAATGCTATCAATCGCAATCGTCCGTTCTTGATGCGGCCATCGACATGGAAGGTGATTTTGATCTATCGCAATTTGCGGATCAACTCTCCAACAGCGAGGATTTACTGGATAACAAGGATGACGCACCCATTATCCGCCTGATCAATGCCCTGTTTACCCAGGCCATTAAACAGAAAGCCTCGGATATCCACATCGAAACCTACGAAAACCGGGTGATTGCCCGCAACCGCATTGACGGGGTGCTTCATGAAGTGCTGGAAATTCAGCGTGCTATCGCGCCGCTGCTCATTTCCCGCGTCAAAGTCATGGCGAAACTGGATATCGCTGAAAAACGCATTCCTCAGGATGGCCGTATTGCCCTTCGCATCGGTGGTCATAATATTGATGTGCGGGTATCCACCCTGCCATCCAATTATGGCGAGCGCATCGTACTCAGGATTCTGGACAAACAGGCCGCGCAACTGGATTTAAACCTGCTCGGCATGCCCGAAAGCACCTTAAGCCTTATCCGGCGTATGATTGCCGAGCCCCATGGCATTATTTTATTAACCGGTCCCACTGGCTCTGGTAAAACCACGTCGCTTTATGCCATGCTGACCGAATTAAACGAAGTCAGCCGCAATATCCTTACTATCGAAGATCCGATTGAGTACGATCTGCCCGGTATTGGCCAGACCCAGGTCAACACCAAAGTGGAAATGACCTTTGCCAAAGGGTTGCGTGCTATTTTACGTCAGGATCCCGATGTGGTGATGATCGGGGAGATCCGCGATCTGGAAACGGCTGAAATCGCGGTGCAAGCGAGCCTTACCGGCCATTTGGTGCTTTCGACGCTGCACACCAACAGCGCGCTCGGCGCCATTACCCGTCTGCGTGACATGGGGGTTGAATCCTTTCTGCTCTCATCCAGTTTGGTTGGACTTATCGCGCAGCGTCTGGTAAGAAAATTATGTTCCTTTTGCAAAGTACCGCATGTGCTCCGCGATGATGAACTGGAATTGATGAATCTCCCTAAACAGTCTGAAAAAATCACGGTCTATGAACCCAAAGGCTGTACGGAATGCAATAACTTAGGTTATCGTGGCAGAACCGGGATTTATGAATTGATTGAAATCGATGAGACATTAAGACGCATGATCCACCGTGATGAGAACCTGCAGGTGCTTGAGGATTACCTCCGCCCCAATCATCCCAGCATCCGTCAGGACGGTTTCAAACGCGTACTGGGGGGTGATACGTCCCTGGCTGAAATTCTGCGCGTGACCAGCCAGCATTAA
- the cysS gene encoding cysteine--tRNA ligase has translation MLYLYNSLTRKKEQFVPIEPGKIGLYACGVTVYDRCHLGHARSMVAFDVMVRFLRAEGYDVTYVRNITDIDDKIIVRANERHMPIDQLTSLYIEAMHEDARALNILPPDVEPRATAHIAAIIRLIERLMAKGFAYVSDNGDVCFEVERFKAYGKLSNKEIENLIAGARIDVVREKRSPLDFVLWKKAKASEPSWPSPWGDGRPGWHIECSAMAMQELGEQFDIHGGGLDLQFPHHENEIAQSEAASEKPFANYWLHVGMLQVNNEKMAKSVGNFFTIEDVLKKHHAEAIRYFLLSSHYRSPLNYSEENLHNARKALARLYQSIKDIHCDDSLALHEKWEAAFAAAMNDDFNTPVALSVLFDLSHEVNKTRDPQLALTLKHLAGVLGLMQANPLDFLQSGLNEEDKEGIEQLIQERLQARADKNWARADEIRDSLAKSGIELLDGPQGTTWRKISD, from the coding sequence ATGTTATATTTATACAATTCACTGACCCGAAAAAAAGAACAGTTTGTACCCATTGAACCCGGAAAAATCGGCTTGTACGCCTGCGGTGTTACAGTGTATGACCGTTGCCATTTAGGCCATGCCCGTTCCATGGTGGCCTTTGATGTCATGGTGCGTTTCCTGCGTGCTGAAGGCTATGACGTGACGTACGTCAGAAACATTACCGACATTGATGATAAAATCATTGTTCGGGCTAACGAGCGGCACATGCCAATTGATCAACTGACATCCCTCTACATTGAAGCCATGCATGAGGATGCCCGCGCCCTGAATATTCTGCCGCCCGATGTGGAACCGCGCGCCACGGCCCATATTGCAGCCATTATTCGTCTCATCGAACGTTTGATGGCAAAAGGCTTTGCCTATGTCAGCGACAATGGCGATGTCTGTTTTGAAGTCGAGCGTTTTAAAGCATACGGTAAACTATCCAATAAAGAAATTGAGAATTTAATTGCCGGCGCGCGCATCGACGTCGTCAGGGAAAAGCGCTCGCCGCTTGATTTTGTGCTGTGGAAGAAAGCCAAAGCCTCGGAGCCCAGTTGGCCTTCCCCCTGGGGTGATGGCCGTCCAGGCTGGCATATTGAATGTTCTGCCATGGCGATGCAGGAACTGGGCGAACAATTTGATATTCATGGCGGCGGCCTGGATTTGCAGTTCCCGCATCACGAAAATGAAATTGCCCAGAGTGAAGCCGCCAGCGAAAAACCGTTTGCCAATTATTGGCTGCACGTTGGCATGCTGCAGGTTAACAACGAGAAGATGGCGAAATCAGTCGGGAATTTTTTCACGATTGAGGATGTCTTGAAAAAACACCATGCGGAAGCAATCCGTTATTTCCTGTTAAGCAGCCATTACCGCAGTCCCTTGAATTATTCCGAAGAGAATTTGCATAATGCCCGCAAGGCGTTGGCGCGACTTTATCAATCGATCAAGGACATTCACTGCGATGACTCGCTGGCGCTGCATGAAAAATGGGAAGCAGCGTTTGCCGCCGCCATGAATGATGATTTCAATACGCCTGTGGCCTTGTCGGTGTTATTTGATCTCAGTCATGAGGTCAATAAAACGCGCGATCCGCAATTGGCGTTAACACTGAAGCATTTAGCCGGTGTGTTAGGGCTCATGCAAGCCAATCCCCTGGATTTCCTGCAGTCGGGTTTGAATGAAGAAGACAAGGAAGGCATTGAACAATTGATTCAGGAACGTCTGCAGGCACGCGCTGACAAGAATTGGGCACGTGCTGATGAAATCCGGGATTCGCTGGCTAAGTCAGGAATCGAGTTATTGGACGGCCCGCAGGGAACCACCTGGCGAAAAATCAGCGATTAA
- a CDS encoding glutamine--tRNA ligase/YqeY domain fusion protein encodes MTESSEKRAHFIRQLITDELASGKHQEVVTRFPPEPNGYLHVGHAKSICLNFGLAEEFNGRCYLRFDDTNPIKEEEEFVNAIIDDVKWLGFEWCDMTHSSDYYQQLYDYAVLLIKAGKAYVDSLSMDEIRSYRGTLQMPGKESPYRNRSVEENLDLFERMKAGEFPDGAHVLRARIDMQSGNVNMRDPVLYRIRHASHQRTGDAWCIYPMYDYAHPISDALEHITHSLCTLEFQDHRPLYDWFIENLPVPARPVQTEFARLNLSHTVTSKRKLRELVEKKIVSGWDDPRLPTLRGMRKRGYPPAAIRQFCEMIGISRSDSVIDMSLLEECVRDELNKVSKRALCVLEPLKIVIDNYPDNQVEELTAAFHPQNADAGNRMLPFCRELYIERSDFMEAPPKDYFRLAPGREVRLRNAYVIRANQVIHDDNGQIIEVRCTYDPDTLGKNPPDRKVKGVIHWVSSQHAYPIKIYQYDRLFNDANPAREEDFLQFLNKDSLQVREGFCEPSLARQPVGETFQFERLGYYCVNEVEHHKVIAFHRIVGLKDTWGKTS; translated from the coding sequence ATGACAGAAAGCAGTGAAAAAAGAGCCCATTTTATACGCCAGTTGATTACCGATGAATTAGCGAGCGGCAAACATCAAGAGGTTGTGACCCGTTTTCCGCCGGAGCCCAATGGTTACCTTCATGTCGGCCATGCCAAATCCATCTGCCTGAATTTTGGTCTCGCAGAGGAATTCAACGGACGTTGTTATCTTCGTTTTGACGATACCAATCCCATCAAGGAAGAGGAAGAGTTTGTCAATGCCATCATTGACGATGTCAAATGGCTGGGTTTTGAGTGGTGCGACATGACCCATTCCTCGGACTATTATCAACAGCTGTATGATTACGCGGTCCTGTTAATCAAAGCAGGAAAAGCCTACGTGGACAGCCTAAGCATGGACGAAATCCGCTCTTACCGCGGCACGTTGCAGATGCCAGGCAAAGAGAGCCCTTATCGTAATCGGTCGGTAGAAGAAAACCTCGATCTGTTTGAACGGATGAAAGCCGGGGAATTTCCCGATGGCGCCCATGTGCTGAGAGCACGCATCGACATGCAGTCGGGTAATGTGAATATGCGCGATCCGGTATTATACCGGATACGCCATGCCAGCCATCAACGCACGGGTGACGCATGGTGCATTTACCCCATGTATGATTATGCACACCCCATTTCCGATGCCCTGGAGCATATCACCCATTCCCTGTGTACCCTGGAATTCCAGGATCATCGTCCGCTGTATGACTGGTTCATCGAAAACCTGCCTGTGCCTGCACGTCCTGTTCAAACGGAATTTGCCCGCTTAAACCTTTCCCATACGGTGACCAGTAAACGTAAATTACGCGAACTGGTTGAGAAAAAAATTGTCTCCGGCTGGGATGATCCGCGCCTGCCGACTTTGCGGGGCATGCGTAAACGCGGCTATCCACCGGCAGCTATACGCCAGTTTTGTGAAATGATCGGTATTTCCCGCAGCGATTCAGTCATTGACATGTCCCTGCTTGAAGAATGTGTTCGTGATGAACTAAATAAAGTGTCAAAACGCGCGCTGTGTGTGCTTGAGCCGCTTAAAATTGTCATTGACAATTACCCTGACAATCAGGTTGAAGAGTTAACTGCGGCTTTTCATCCTCAGAATGCCGATGCTGGAAACCGCATGCTGCCTTTCTGCCGCGAGCTTTACATTGAGCGCTCCGACTTTATGGAAGCGCCGCCCAAGGATTATTTCCGTTTAGCGCCGGGGCGAGAAGTGCGTTTGCGTAACGCCTATGTGATTCGCGCCAATCAGGTTATTCATGATGATAACGGGCAGATTATCGAAGTACGTTGTACCTATGATCCAGACACCCTGGGAAAAAACCCGCCGGATCGCAAAGTGAAAGGGGTGATTCACTGGGTGTCGAGCCAACACGCTTACCCGATTAAAATTTATCAATACGATCGCTTGTTTAATGACGCCAACCCGGCGCGCGAGGAGGATTTCCTGCAATTCCTCAACAAGGATTCCTTACAGGTTCGTGAGGGTTTTTGCGAGCCCTCGCTGGCGAGACAGCCCGTGGGGGAAACCTTCCAGTTTGAGCGCTTGGGGTATTATTGCGTCAACGAGGTGGAACATCACAAAGTCATCGCCTTTCACCGCATTGTCGGATTAAAGGATACCTGGGGCAAAACGAGCTGA
- the trpA gene encoding tryptophan synthase subunit alpha: protein MNRIDACLKRLHDSNKKALSPYITAGDLQPERTVELMHALVKAGADILEIGIPFSDPMAEGPVIQAAMERSLNNGTTLKTVLQYVTEFRQKDDTTPLILMGYVNPVEMHGYERFAREAKAAGADGTILVDLPPEESEEVAKIWREAGLYMIYLCSPTTSDERMDRINHFAQGYLYYVSLKGVTGASSFALDEVRKHYQHRHAQTRLPLMVGFGIKTADMASQVADFADGVIVGAALVERLFDSYTRKDDYILHGVTLIADMRRAIDE from the coding sequence ATGAACCGAATTGACGCATGTTTAAAACGATTGCACGACAGCAATAAAAAAGCCTTAAGCCCTTATATCACGGCAGGGGATTTACAGCCTGAACGAACCGTGGAATTGATGCACGCGCTGGTTAAAGCCGGCGCTGATATTCTGGAGATCGGTATTCCTTTCTCCGACCCCATGGCGGAGGGACCGGTGATTCAGGCGGCCATGGAGCGGTCGTTGAATAACGGTACAACCCTGAAAACGGTTTTGCAATACGTGACCGAATTTCGCCAAAAGGATGACACCACGCCCCTCATTCTGATGGGGTATGTTAATCCGGTGGAAATGCATGGCTATGAACGTTTCGCCCGTGAGGCGAAAGCAGCGGGTGCGGATGGCACCATCTTGGTGGATTTACCGCCTGAGGAAAGTGAAGAGGTTGCAAAAATCTGGCGTGAAGCAGGGCTTTACATGATTTACCTCTGCTCACCGACTACCAGCGATGAACGCATGGATCGCATCAATCACTTTGCACAAGGGTATCTTTACTACGTGTCCCTAAAAGGGGTAACCGGCGCCAGCAGTTTTGCCCTGGATGAAGTAAGAAAACATTATCAGCATCGTCATGCGCAAACCCGCTTGCCGCTTATGGTGGGATTTGGTATTAAAACGGCAGACATGGCTTCCCAGGTTGCTGATTTTGCTGACGGGGTGATTGTAGGAGCCGCACTGGTGGAACGGCTCTTCGACAGTTACACGCGTAAGGACGATTACATTTTACACGGCGTGACTCTGATTGCAGACATGCGCCGTGCCATCGATGAATAA
- the trpB gene encoding tryptophan synthase subunit beta, which translates to MRFSDLPDEHGHFGPYGGVFVADTLMQALQQLKTAYEKYRLDPDFLAELTSELKDYVGRATPLYHAERLSRQLGGAGIYLKREDLNHTGAHKINNTVGQGLLAKRMGKTRIIAETGAGQHGVASATVAAKLGLDCVVYMGSEDIKRQASNVYRMKLLGAEVVPVTAGSRTLKDALNEAMRDWVSNIDNTFYIIGTVAGPHPYPQIVRDFQAVIGREARAQMLEKTGSLPDALVACVGGGSNAMGLFYPFLDDEAVAIYGVEAAGKGIESGEHAASLIAGKPGVLHGNRTYLLCDENGQIKDTHSISAGLDYPGVGPEHAYLKDQGRVQYVPITDEEALQAFRTLTRTEGIIPALESSHAVAYAMKLAKTMAPTQRIIVNLSGRGDKDMHTIAAIDKLTI; encoded by the coding sequence ATGCGTTTCAGCGATCTTCCTGATGAACACGGCCATTTTGGCCCGTATGGCGGTGTGTTTGTTGCCGATACCTTGATGCAGGCGTTGCAGCAGTTAAAAACAGCCTATGAAAAATACCGTTTGGACCCTGATTTTCTGGCGGAACTGACGTCAGAATTGAAGGATTATGTCGGTCGAGCTACCCCGTTATACCATGCCGAACGGTTGAGCAGGCAACTGGGCGGGGCAGGCATCTATTTAAAGCGGGAAGATCTTAATCACACCGGCGCACATAAAATCAATAATACCGTGGGGCAGGGGTTATTGGCCAAGCGCATGGGCAAGACCCGCATCATTGCTGAAACCGGTGCCGGCCAGCATGGCGTGGCCTCCGCCACGGTGGCAGCCAAACTGGGCCTTGATTGTGTCGTTTACATGGGCTCGGAAGACATCAAACGACAAGCCAGCAACGTTTACCGCATGAAGCTTTTAGGGGCGGAGGTGGTGCCGGTCACCGCCGGTTCCAGAACCCTGAAAGATGCCTTGAATGAAGCCATGCGTGATTGGGTGAGTAACATCGACAACACCTTCTACATTATTGGCACTGTGGCGGGTCCGCATCCTTACCCGCAGATTGTCCGTGATTTTCAGGCCGTTATTGGCCGTGAAGCCCGTGCGCAGATGCTTGAAAAAACCGGTTCTCTGCCGGATGCGCTGGTGGCCTGTGTGGGAGGCGGTTCCAATGCCATGGGACTGTTTTACCCTTTCCTCGATGATGAAGCGGTCGCCATTTATGGCGTCGAGGCAGCAGGCAAAGGAATTGAAAGCGGTGAACACGCGGCGTCGTTGATTGCAGGTAAACCCGGCGTCTTGCATGGCAACCGCACTTACCTGTTGTGCGATGAAAATGGCCAAATCAAAGACACTCACTCCATCTCCGCAGGGCTTGATTATCCCGGCGTGGGGCCTGAGCATGCCTATCTAAAAGATCAGGGCCGCGTCCAGTACGTCCCCATCACCGATGAGGAAGCCCTTCAGGCATTCCGTACCCTCACACGAACAGAAGGCATTATTCCGGCACTGGAATCCAGTCATGCGGTGGCGTACGCCATGAAGCTCGCAAAGACCATGGCGCCCACCCAACGAATCATTGTCAATTTGTCGGGACGCGGCGACAAAGACATGCATACTATTGCCGCGATTGACAAATTGACTATTTAA
- a CDS encoding phosphoribosylanthranilate isomerase, translated as MTSNRIRIKMCGMTREEDIRQAAAIGADAAGFIFYNQSKRSISVQQACELMQVMPPFMSAVAVVVNPQPALIDDIVKKLPIQCLQFHGDESPAFCNQFAFPYIKAIPAVSAEAILKAAEDYAAARAILLDTPCDSRGGSGKIFDWHTIPPSLDKAVIMAGGLTAGNVREAVSVYRPYAVDVCSGIESAPGIKDHHQMKLIVQALGDM; from the coding sequence TTGACCTCAAATCGCATTAGAATAAAGATGTGCGGTATGACCCGCGAAGAAGACATCAGGCAAGCAGCAGCCATCGGGGCTGATGCGGCAGGATTTATTTTTTATAACCAAAGCAAGCGATCCATTTCAGTTCAGCAAGCGTGTGAATTAATGCAGGTGATGCCTCCGTTTATGAGCGCTGTCGCTGTGGTCGTCAATCCGCAGCCGGCGCTGATTGATGACATTGTGAAAAAATTACCGATTCAATGCCTGCAGTTTCATGGTGATGAATCCCCAGCGTTTTGTAACCAATTTGCCTTTCCTTACATTAAGGCTATCCCGGCGGTTTCTGCCGAGGCTATTTTAAAGGCTGCAGAGGATTATGCCGCGGCCAGGGCCATTCTCCTGGATACGCCCTGCGATTCGCGAGGCGGCAGCGGCAAGATCTTTGATTGGCATACCATCCCTCCATCTCTCGATAAAGCGGTGATAATGGCGGGCGGGCTTACTGCCGGCAATGTCAGGGAGGCGGTTAGTGTTTATCGCCCCTATGCGGTGGATGTGTGCAGCGGCATTGAATCAGCCCCCGGGATTAAAGATCATCATCAAATGAAATTAATTGTTCAGGCCTTAGGAGACATGTAG
- the truA gene encoding tRNA pseudouridine(38-40) synthase TruA, with amino-acid sequence MRIALGVEYDGCQYHGWQAQTGLHTVQQVIESALSRVADCPISVVCAGRTDTGVHATNQIIHFDCDKERTIRSWIHGANSFLPKDVCVKWGREMPDEFNARYSALSRRYRYIIYNASIRPALLRGNVTWQYRLLDHKLMAEASKYLVGENDFTSFRSVECQSNTPMRNVHQLQVARMGDLIVIDITANAFLHHMVRNIAGVLIAVGSGKKPVEWVKEVLLARDRRLGAETAPPYGLYLVAVTYPKEYGVMQMPPGPLFLGER; translated from the coding sequence ATGCGTATTGCCTTGGGGGTTGAATACGATGGATGCCAGTACCATGGCTGGCAAGCACAAACTGGCCTGCATACCGTTCAGCAAGTTATCGAATCAGCACTATCAAGGGTCGCTGATTGCCCGATTAGCGTTGTTTGCGCAGGCAGGACGGATACAGGCGTCCATGCAACCAACCAGATTATCCATTTTGACTGCGACAAGGAACGAACCATTCGTTCCTGGATTCACGGCGCCAATTCATTTTTACCCAAAGACGTCTGCGTAAAGTGGGGGCGTGAGATGCCCGACGAATTCAACGCGCGTTACTCGGCCTTGTCTCGCCGTTACCGTTACATCATTTACAATGCATCCATACGCCCTGCTCTGCTCAGGGGGAATGTGACCTGGCAGTACCGGCTTCTGGACCATAAATTGATGGCTGAAGCCAGCAAATACTTAGTCGGTGAAAATGATTTTACTTCGTTTCGTTCCGTCGAATGCCAATCCAATACGCCCATGCGCAACGTGCACCAATTGCAGGTGGCTCGTATGGGTGATTTAATCGTGATTGACATTACCGCCAATGCCTTTCTTCATCACATGGTGAGAAACATTGCCGGCGTGCTCATTGCCGTGGGCTCGGGCAAAAAGCCGGTAGAGTGGGTAAAAGAAGTGCTTTTGGCTCGCGACAGACGTCTTGGTGCAGAAACAGCGCCGCCTTATGGCCTTTATCTGGTAGCGGTTACTTATCCCAAGGAGTACGGGGTTATGCAAATGCCACCTGGACCTTTGTTTCTTGGAGAGCGTTGA